The Pantoea phytobeneficialis genome has a segment encoding these proteins:
- a CDS encoding MFS transporter, with amino-acid sequence MAKRNPYAQREWLPHEKPMLPGSPSTPLHSPAKRIAFGLIGMLISLTGALSNALVTANLTNLQGTFGAYSNEIAWLPAVYVMGNISINLLLVKFRQQFGLRLFTEAFLVLYVLVAFFHLLANDLSSAIIVRTAHGMVGAALSSLGIYYQIQAWPAKHRLKALVIGLTASQLAIPLARLFSTELLQLDEWRGLYLFELGLAMIALGCVLVVKLPPGDRIKAFEKLDFLTFILLAPGMALICAVLSLGRIEWWFTTPWLGIALAIALVLIVTAVVLEHNRQNPLINTRWLSNGMMIRLGIVMIMMRIVLAEQNTGAVGFLQQLGLLNDQMRGMALAIICGVMAGMALSALTIRPSHLSWPIVFSLVVMIIASLMDAQSSPLTRGDNMYFSQFLLGFSSVFFMTPAMLFGIGSVVTQPKNLVSFVVLFGMSQNLGGLIGAAILGTFQTWREKYHSSLLGDQLSQLNPNVTERLSQYSALFSSQLPDGSLLSAQSGSQLQTVSTLQANILAYNDTYYLTAGLALMTLMWVLWRLTRLRYLNWRQARRNLAEQRQQALAANRTETS; translated from the coding sequence ATGGCAAAGCGTAACCCCTATGCCCAGCGTGAATGGCTACCGCATGAAAAGCCGATGCTACCGGGGTCACCCTCTACGCCTCTCCATTCACCGGCGAAACGCATTGCCTTCGGTCTGATAGGTATGCTGATCTCCCTCACCGGCGCACTCAGCAATGCGCTGGTCACGGCGAATCTCACCAATCTGCAAGGCACCTTCGGTGCGTACTCCAACGAAATCGCCTGGCTACCGGCGGTTTATGTGATGGGCAATATCTCCATCAATTTGTTGCTAGTGAAGTTTCGTCAACAGTTTGGTCTGCGACTGTTTACCGAGGCCTTTCTGGTGCTGTACGTGCTGGTGGCGTTCTTCCATCTGCTGGCTAACGATCTCAGCTCGGCGATAATTGTACGTACCGCTCATGGCATGGTTGGCGCGGCGCTCAGTTCATTGGGTATCTACTACCAAATCCAGGCGTGGCCCGCGAAGCACCGCCTGAAAGCGCTGGTCATCGGTCTGACTGCCTCGCAGTTGGCAATTCCGCTGGCGCGGCTGTTCTCCACTGAACTGTTGCAGCTGGATGAATGGCGGGGGTTGTATCTGTTTGAACTGGGTCTGGCAATGATCGCGCTGGGGTGCGTGCTGGTAGTGAAACTGCCGCCGGGTGATCGTATTAAAGCTTTCGAAAAACTCGATTTTCTCACCTTTATTTTGCTGGCGCCTGGCATGGCGTTGATCTGCGCGGTGCTGTCGCTGGGACGCATTGAATGGTGGTTTACCACGCCGTGGCTGGGCATCGCGCTGGCCATTGCGTTGGTGTTGATTGTCACCGCCGTGGTGCTGGAGCATAACCGGCAAAATCCGCTGATTAACACCCGCTGGCTTAGTAACGGCATGATGATCCGGCTGGGAATTGTGATGATTATGATGCGCATCGTACTGGCGGAGCAAAACACGGGTGCGGTGGGTTTCTTGCAGCAACTGGGTTTGCTTAATGACCAGATGCGCGGTATGGCACTGGCAATTATCTGTGGCGTGATGGCTGGCATGGCGCTGAGTGCGCTGACCATCAGGCCCAGCCATCTCAGCTGGCCAATTGTCTTCTCGCTGGTGGTGATGATCATCGCTTCACTGATGGACGCGCAATCCAGCCCGCTGACACGCGGCGATAACATGTATTTCAGCCAATTTTTATTGGGCTTCAGCAGCGTTTTCTTTATGACGCCAGCCATGCTGTTTGGCATCGGCAGCGTGGTGACGCAGCCGAAAAACCTGGTGAGCTTTGTGGTGTTGTTCGGTATGAGCCAGAACCTGGGGGGGCTGATTGGTGCGGCGATCCTCGGCACTTTCCAGACGTGGCGCGAAAAATATCACTCCAGCCTGCTCGGTGATCAACTGTCGCAACTCAATCCCAACGTGACTGAGCGTTTAAGCCAGTACAGCGCGCTATTCAGCAGTCAGCTCCCGGATGGCTCGCTACTCAGTGCGCAAAGCGGCAGTCAGCTGCAAACCGTTTCTACTTTGCAGGCCAATATCCTGGCTTATAACGATACCTATTACCTGACAGCGGGTCTGGCGCTGATGACCCTGATGTGGGTGTTATGGCGTCTGACGCGCCTGCGTTATCTCAACTGGCGTCAGGCACGACGCAATTTGGCGGAACAGCGCCAGCAGGCATTAGCAGCTAACCGAACGGAGACATCATGA
- a CDS encoding SulP family inorganic anion transporter: MSQPTEDLTVSRVLRSPVLLTRECLAGVITALALIPEVISFSVIAGVDPKVSLVASVVLCLTLSLLGGRPAMVTAAAGSVALVIGPMVHAHGVEYILPAVILGGVIQILFGLAGMARMMRYIPRSVMIGFVNALGILIFFAQVPHVWGQSGLVWVLFAVTLAIVLLLPKVLKSVPSPLIAIVVVTAIALLMGYRVPNVGDEGPMSAGLPGFTHLLVPLNVQTLQIVWPTALSIAFVGLMESLLTAKLVDDITDTPSSKRRESWGLGIANILAGFYGGIAGCAMIGQTIVNVELGKARTRVSTVAAGVVLLLLVTGLSKLMAQIPMVVLAGIMMVVAVKTLNWHSLQPATLKRMPWSETLVMLLTVAVTVWTGNLAIGVLMGVILAMMLFARRIAHVIQAERQLSEDGQQVHYTVRGPLFFASSNDLFEHFDYAHDPALVTIDLTHAQIWDASSVAALDAIEYRYQRHGAKVTFIGLDHRSSDFHRRLTGTLG; this comes from the coding sequence ATGAGCCAACCAACTGAAGACCTCACGGTGAGCCGCGTCTTACGCTCGCCTGTTTTACTCACCCGGGAATGTCTGGCTGGCGTGATTACCGCACTGGCCCTGATCCCTGAAGTGATCTCCTTTTCGGTGATCGCCGGAGTGGACCCCAAAGTCAGCCTTGTTGCGTCCGTGGTGCTGTGCCTGACCCTTTCCCTGCTGGGCGGCCGCCCTGCGATGGTGACAGCAGCGGCAGGATCGGTGGCGCTGGTGATTGGCCCGATGGTACATGCGCACGGCGTAGAATATATTCTGCCAGCGGTGATATTGGGTGGCGTGATCCAGATTCTGTTTGGTCTCGCCGGGATGGCACGCATGATGCGTTATATCCCGCGTTCGGTGATGATCGGTTTCGTCAACGCACTGGGGATTTTGATCTTTTTTGCCCAGGTACCGCATGTATGGGGGCAGTCCGGCCTGGTGTGGGTGTTATTTGCGGTGACGCTGGCGATTGTGCTGCTGCTGCCTAAAGTGCTGAAAAGCGTCCCTTCGCCGTTGATAGCGATTGTGGTAGTGACCGCAATTGCGCTGCTGATGGGCTATCGGGTACCAAACGTGGGTGATGAAGGCCCGATGAGCGCCGGATTACCGGGCTTTACCCATTTGCTGGTGCCACTGAATGTGCAAACGCTGCAAATTGTCTGGCCCACCGCGTTAAGTATCGCCTTTGTCGGCCTGATGGAATCGCTGCTGACGGCGAAACTGGTGGATGACATCACCGATACCCCATCCAGTAAACGCCGTGAATCATGGGGTCTTGGCATTGCTAATATTCTTGCCGGATTTTATGGTGGCATCGCCGGTTGCGCCATGATTGGTCAAACCATTGTTAACGTAGAGCTGGGTAAAGCGCGCACCCGAGTCTCGACGGTAGCCGCTGGCGTGGTGCTGTTACTGTTGGTGACCGGCCTGAGTAAGTTAATGGCGCAGATTCCAATGGTGGTGCTGGCGGGCATTATGATGGTCGTCGCGGTGAAAACCCTCAACTGGCATAGCCTGCAACCCGCCACGCTGAAACGTATGCCGTGGTCGGAAACGCTGGTGATGCTGCTGACCGTCGCCGTTACCGTGTGGACCGGCAATCTGGCGATCGGGGTGTTAATGGGTGTAATCCTCGCCATGATGCTGTTCGCGCGCCGCATTGCCCATGTGATCCAGGCCGAACGTCAACTCAGTGAGGACGGACAACAGGTTCATTATACCGTGCGCGGACCGCTATTTTTTGCCAGCAGCAATGACCTGTTTGAACATTTTGATTACGCCCACGATCCGGCATTGGTGACGATTGATTTGACCCATGCACAGATTTGGGATGCTTCCAGCGTTGCGGCGTTAGATGCGATTGAGTACCGCTATCAACGTCATGGTGCGAAGGTGACCTTTATCGGGTTGGATCATCGCAGCAGCGATTTTCATCGGCGTCTGACAGGTACGCTGGGATAA
- a CDS encoding MarR family winged helix-turn-helix transcriptional regulator — MSQYPQPFSRLLHLTAHAWRLAVDRRLKESGMSMSSWMAIATVATASEPPTQKALALLLGLEEASVVPLVDRLVKQQLLARVQPPEDRRKRLLVLTEQGGVAYAEVKAQADALRAQLLADIDPQALAITEQVLQQLLARLGTL, encoded by the coding sequence TTGAGCCAATATCCCCAACCCTTCTCCCGTCTGTTACATCTCACCGCTCATGCGTGGCGACTGGCTGTTGATCGCCGTCTGAAAGAGAGTGGCATGAGCATGAGTAGCTGGATGGCGATTGCCACCGTGGCGACCGCCAGTGAACCGCCAACACAAAAAGCGCTGGCGCTGCTGCTTGGTCTGGAAGAAGCCAGTGTAGTGCCATTAGTGGATCGGTTGGTGAAGCAACAATTGCTGGCGCGAGTTCAGCCGCCAGAGGACCGGCGTAAGCGCCTGCTGGTGCTGACGGAGCAGGGCGGTGTCGCTTATGCAGAAGTGAAAGCCCAGGCAGATGCGCTGCGCGCTCAGTTGCTGGCGGATATTGATCCCCAGGCGCTGGCAATAACCGAACAGGTGTTGCAACAACTTCTGGCGCGGCTGGGAACCTTGTAG
- a CDS encoding Ig-like domain-containing protein, with translation MTSSTSTGGTLNKAASGVIKENNVVIKVEPLTQLTIQSPPQGQIEIQAGEDIASIQSLKFIRHGDNLEIFSADGARAAVIIEGYYAQETPPDIYGIDEQGNRYTWSSIGATSMVAALTDGESSVQEATPAMEVTAEAAEEKQEDDDKGAAGLFGLSPGWAAAAAGLAAAAIAGGVIAATGGGKDDGNSNSGNNGNGGNGNGGNGGGTTGPTGTLSNIQFINDNDPNNPTIITNGMTNDSTPTITGKVAGAKEGDRVAIKDGDTVLGYAIVDKNGDWSFTPITNLGEGSHQITAELQDADGNAGHSQQVDLIIDTTAPEAPGNITVDGKPADSENITGNNTPTIGGDAEPGSNITITDGEGNVIGSAVADEDGHWEITPNQPIGDGNQDLTIDVTDPAGNNSSSELPINVDTIPPTGTLSDIQFINDNDPANPTAITNGSTNDTTPLITGKVDGAEKGDRVAIKDGGTLLGYAEIDAEGNWSFTPQKPLGEGQHQITAELQDAAGNTGDAQDVGLNIDTTPPEAPGNITIDGKPNDGENITEGNTPTIGGSGEPGNTIIITDKEGNLIGSAVVDENGDWELTPDQPLGDGNNGLVVTEKDPAGNSSPSTDLPMNVGGGGSSGGDTEGPTGTLTDIVMTNDNDPENPVAIGDDGLTNDPTPVFSGKVDGAQPGDKVVIKQGEEVLGEVAVGEDGSWTWTPTKPLGEGDNNLTIELQDEAGNSGASEPVYVNIDTEAPNPPTDLTIDGNPANGTSNDSANSQPVIGGKAEPGSTIIITDSEGNEIGSTVVNTDGSWELTPNQPLPDGNNGLVITVKDPAGNSSTATDLPMNIGDGTPGGDTEGPTGTLTDIVMTNDNDPENPVAIGDDGLTNDPTPVFSGKVDGAQPGDKVVIKQGEDVLGEVAVGEDGSWTWTPTEPLGEGENNLTIELQDEAGNSGASEPVYVNIDTEAPNPPTDLTIDGNPANGTSNDSANSQPVIGGKAEPGSTIIITDSEGNEIGSTVVNTDGSWELTPNQPLPDGNNGLVITVKDPAGNSSTSTDLPMNIGDGTPGGGTEEPTGTTTITAEDDDGKVINTENPTKDSTPTFKGQVTGAQADDYVVIKDGETVLGTATINEDGSWEFTVPEGEALQDDAHSITATVTDKDGNEGQPSAALDYTQDTVPPTATTTIAAEDNDGKVINAENPTKDSTPTFKGQVTGAQADDYVVIKDGDKVLGTATINADGNWEFTVPEGEELQDDGHSITATVTDKAGNEGQPSAALDYTQDTVPPTATTTIAAEDNDGKVINAENPTKDSTPTFKGQVTGAQADDYVVIKDGDKVLGTATINADGNWEFTVPEGEELQDDGHSITATVTDKAGNEGQPSTALEYTQDTVAPTSTTTLIIEDDDGNVIDAEHPTKDNTPTFKGQLTPPEKGAIVIIKDGETVLGSVVANDDGSWEFTVPAGKELAETDHSITATITDAAGNEGTTTDPVNYDQDNTNPEPATDVKVTNDQTDTDVGAGGLTNDNTPTLSGKAEAGCTVYIYDKYGNAIASVVTEADGSWRIQLPTVLTDGLYNEMTVQVVDQAGNASTSTPVPDFTVDTLNTNKTTIETDAEAAESTPTFKGQVELGTEDTDFANMTITIYDRNGLVIATDIPVNANGSWEYTVPDDEALGSGAHNISAVVVDAANNESQPGYLNGTEDGGWTIPAVLYSDAGGGEGDMFGYAMVVSGEYIYISAPNGGTNAAGQPTNQGIIYAVKKEFSSLLDGSTSIEKLFAANPGMGTIISNNGDAKGDGQPDVNSYQGYGMKALDGGWVAIYMHEKDTVYFVKESLLTDNNFDLSLISNAENGKSQYGFMMTLANGLDSWFGFNVNSMENEDGTLTFLIGDIHGAREQTGNITTVTFNPNGTNPDGNWTNMHLIRDPNDTTDNAAWVPQETLPAGMVIGKIGHENTNGTVGSTQSYNFGTDIVYMGDVFGNGSNYVAFMDAASAHTGASYRGSWYFYKIPDTGLPNDFSIGDVADEDLIVIDNIGAGYLNLIANDVLGDFGSNEYKPISHNIAMLGHFGSGEHTDIAIASAGDSQGGSNGKVWILHSDKITDDMTVGVNADNPKFNTDVGYAIVSKVQAGRGDKGEGFGLNVIGGYDMNRDGTQDLIISDPLAMKDGKCVGAVYIVYGGHQADYLQYLASLGTDATGEIDIQVILNNGWGEVHYGSVDNQRFGWSVEVVDMNNDGAPDMLVGAPSELGTGATNTEGEATNPQYNGQVYVVYNTHSAPAEDAAPSSRSYSLPADEQNHDDGGIPLLLDGEHQNVDLAALTESLKDTHSIDMTDGNNTLKVNNQTLDSWEGADGDALIVSGENGLVQLTGGIENWHSNGTVTVDGKVYTEYQSSGMAEVLIEDRIHVNIL, from the coding sequence CGAATGGTATGACCAACGACAGCACACCAACCATTACCGGTAAGGTTGCGGGTGCAAAAGAGGGCGATCGCGTCGCGATAAAGGACGGTGATACGGTCTTGGGTTATGCGATAGTGGATAAAAACGGCGACTGGTCATTTACCCCGATTACCAACTTGGGCGAAGGTTCACACCAGATTACTGCTGAATTGCAGGACGCAGACGGAAATGCAGGCCACTCTCAGCAGGTTGATTTGATCATTGATACCACCGCGCCGGAAGCGCCAGGCAATATCACCGTAGATGGTAAACCCGCAGATAGCGAGAACATCACCGGAAACAACACGCCAACCATTGGTGGTGACGCCGAACCGGGCAGCAATATTACCATCACTGATGGCGAAGGAAATGTTATCGGTTCTGCTGTGGCAGATGAAGACGGCCACTGGGAAATTACTCCTAATCAACCAATTGGTGATGGTAATCAAGATCTTACCATCGATGTGACCGACCCCGCTGGTAACAACAGTTCTTCTGAGTTGCCAATCAACGTCGACACCATCCCACCAACCGGGACGCTGAGCGATATCCAGTTTATTAATGATAACGATCCGGCTAACCCAACAGCCATCACCAATGGTTCCACCAACGACACTACGCCGCTGATTACTGGCAAGGTCGATGGGGCTGAAAAAGGCGATCGCGTAGCTATTAAAGATGGCGGTACGCTGCTGGGTTATGCAGAAATTGATGCAGAGGGGAACTGGTCATTTACCCCGCAGAAACCGTTGGGCGAAGGCCAACACCAGATCACCGCTGAATTGCAGGATGCTGCAGGCAATACCGGAGACGCTCAGGATGTTGGACTGAACATCGATACCACTCCGCCGGAAGCGCCAGGTAATATCACTATCGATGGTAAACCTAATGACGGTGAAAACATCACCGAAGGCAATACGCCCACCATTGGCGGAAGCGGTGAGCCGGGCAACACCATTATCATTACCGATAAAGAAGGTAATCTGATTGGTTCTGCTGTTGTTGACGAAAATGGTGACTGGGAACTCACCCCGGACCAGCCGTTGGGCGATGGCAACAACGGCCTGGTCGTTACCGAGAAAGATCCCGCAGGTAACAGCAGCCCATCGACAGATTTGCCGATGAACGTTGGTGGTGGCGGTTCGTCTGGCGGTGATACTGAAGGTCCGACCGGTACGCTGACCGATATCGTGATGACCAACGACAACGATCCGGAAAATCCTGTGGCGATCGGCGATGACGGCCTGACCAACGACCCAACCCCGGTGTTCAGCGGTAAAGTCGATGGCGCACAGCCGGGCGACAAAGTGGTGATCAAACAGGGTGAGGAGGTGCTGGGTGAAGTGGCGGTCGGCGAAGATGGTAGCTGGACCTGGACCCCGACGAAACCGCTGGGTGAGGGTGATAATAACCTGACCATTGAGCTGCAGGATGAGGCCGGCAATAGCGGTGCCAGCGAGCCGGTTTATGTGAACATTGATACGGAGGCACCCAACCCGCCGACCGATCTCACTATCGACGGTAACCCGGCAAACGGCACCAGCAACGACAGTGCCAACAGCCAACCGGTCATTGGCGGCAAGGCGGAACCGGGCAGTACCATCATCATCACTGATAGTGAAGGTAATGAAATTGGCTCGACGGTCGTGAATACTGACGGCTCGTGGGAGCTGACTCCGAACCAGCCGCTGCCCGATGGTAACAACGGTCTGGTGATCACCGTGAAAGACCCGGCGGGTAACAGTAGCACAGCGACAGATCTGCCGATGAATATCGGTGACGGTACGCCGGGCGGTGATACCGAAGGTCCGACCGGTACGCTGACCGATATCGTGATGACCAACGACAACGATCCGGAAAATCCTGTGGCGATCGGCGATGACGGCCTGACCAACGACCCAACCCCGGTGTTCAGCGGTAAAGTCGATGGCGCACAGCCGGGCGACAAAGTGGTGATCAAACAGGGTGAGGATGTGCTGGGTGAAGTGGCGGTCGGCGAAGATGGTAGCTGGACCTGGACCCCGACGGAACCGCTGGGTGAGGGTGAGAATAACCTGACCATTGAGCTGCAGGATGAGGCCGGTAATAGCGGTGCCAGCGAGCCGGTTTATGTGAACATTGATACGGAGGCACCCAACCCGCCGACCGATCTCACTATCGACGGCAACCCGGCAAACGGCACCAGCAACGACAGTGCCAACAGCCAACCGGTCATTGGCGGCAAGGCGGAACCGGGCAGTACCATCATCATCACTGATAGTGAAGGTAATGAAATTGGCTCGACGGTCGTGAATACTGACGGCTCGTGGGAGCTGACTCCGAACCAGCCGTTGCCCGATGGTAACAACGGTCTGGTGATCACCGTGAAAGACCCGGCGGGTAACAGCAGCACATCGACAGATTTGCCGATGAATATCGGTGACGGTACGCCGGGCGGTGGCACTGAAGAGCCGACCGGTACCACCACCATTACTGCTGAAGACGACGATGGCAAGGTGATTAACACCGAGAACCCGACTAAAGACAGTACACCGACTTTCAAAGGTCAGGTGACGGGTGCCCAGGCAGACGATTACGTGGTGATCAAGGACGGTGAAACGGTACTGGGAACGGCGACCATAAATGAAGACGGTAGCTGGGAGTTCACGGTGCCGGAAGGTGAGGCACTGCAAGACGATGCTCACTCCATTACCGCCACTGTCACCGATAAGGATGGGAACGAAGGACAACCGTCCGCTGCGCTGGATTACACTCAGGACACCGTCCCGCCAACCGCTACCACCACCATTGCGGCCGAAGACAACGATGGTAAGGTGATCAACGCTGAGAACCCGACCAAAGACAGCACACCGACTTTCAAAGGTCAGGTGACGGGTGCCCAGGCAGACGATTACGTGGTGATCAAAGACGGTGACAAAGTACTGGGAACGGCAACGATAAATGCAGACGGTAACTGGGAGTTCACGGTGCCGGAAGGTGAGGAGCTGCAAGACGATGGTCACTCCATTACCGCTACTGTCACCGACAAAGCGGGTAACGAAGGGCAACCGTCCGCTGCGCTGGATTACACTCAGGACACCGTCCCGCCAACCGCTACCACCACCATTGCGGCCGAAGACAACGATGGTAAGGTGATCAACGCTGAGAACCCGACCAAAGACAGCACACCGACTTTCAAAGGTCAGGTGACGGGTGCCCAGGCAGACGATTACGTGGTGATCAAAGACGGTGACAAAGTACTGGGAACGGCAACGATAAATGCAGACGGTAACTGGGAGTTCACGGTGCCGGAAGGTGAGGAGCTGCAAGACGATGGTCACTCCATTACCGCCACTGTCACCGACAAGGCGGGCAACGAAGGGCAACCGTCCACTGCGCTGGAATACACTCAGGACACCGTAGCACCAACCAGCACCACCACGCTGATCATCGAAGACGATGATGGCAATGTAATTGACGCCGAGCACCCGACTAAAGACAACACGCCGACCTTCAAAGGTCAGCTCACGCCTCCTGAGAAGGGCGCCATTGTCATCATAAAAGACGGTGAAACCGTACTGGGTTCAGTTGTGGCGAACGACGACGGTAGCTGGGAGTTCACGGTACCGGCAGGGAAGGAACTGGCTGAAACTGATCACTCCATCACGGCCACCATCACTGATGCGGCAGGCAATGAGGGGACCACCACCGATCCGGTGAACTATGACCAGGATAACACCAATCCAGAACCGGCCACTGATGTCAAAGTGACCAATGACCAAACCGATACGGATGTCGGAGCGGGTGGTCTGACTAACGACAACACGCCAACGTTGAGCGGCAAGGCAGAAGCAGGTTGCACGGTCTACATTTACGACAAATATGGTAATGCGATTGCTTCTGTCGTCACTGAGGCGGATGGTAGCTGGCGTATCCAACTGCCGACGGTGTTAACCGATGGTTTGTACAACGAAATGACGGTTCAGGTCGTGGATCAAGCGGGTAACGCGTCAACTTCGACGCCGGTGCCTGACTTTACGGTGGATACCCTTAACACCAATAAAACCACGATTGAGACTGATGCGGAAGCGGCTGAATCGACACCAACCTTTAAAGGTCAGGTTGAGTTGGGTACAGAAGATACCGATTTCGCCAATATGACCATCACCATTTACGATCGCAATGGCCTTGTGATTGCCACAGATATTCCGGTTAATGCGAATGGTAGCTGGGAATATACCGTACCTGACGACGAAGCACTCGGATCTGGCGCGCATAATATCTCGGCAGTGGTGGTTGATGCCGCTAACAACGAATCACAACCGGGCTATCTTAATGGTACTGAGGACGGAGGCTGGACGATTCCTGCGGTGCTCTACTCCGACGCAGGGGGCGGTGAAGGGGATATGTTCGGCTATGCCATGGTGGTTAGCGGTGAATATATTTACATCAGTGCACCAAATGGCGGCACAAACGCAGCCGGTCAGCCAACCAACCAGGGGATCATTTACGCCGTCAAAAAAGAATTTTCTTCCCTGTTAGATGGCAGCACCAGTATCGAGAAGTTATTCGCCGCGAACCCAGGCATGGGAACGATTATTTCGAATAATGGTGATGCTAAGGGGGATGGCCAACCTGATGTGAACAGCTATCAGGGTTATGGCATGAAAGCGCTGGACGGCGGCTGGGTGGCGATTTACATGCACGAAAAGGACACTGTCTACTTTGTGAAGGAATCGTTACTTACTGATAATAATTTCGATCTCAGTCTGATTTCTAACGCAGAGAATGGAAAGAGTCAGTATGGGTTCATGATGACCCTTGCCAATGGCCTTGACAGCTGGTTCGGTTTCAATGTCAATTCCATGGAGAATGAGGACGGAACGCTAACGTTCCTGATCGGTGACATTCATGGGGCCCGTGAGCAGACAGGTAACATCACTACTGTCACCTTTAATCCGAATGGCACCAACCCGGATGGCAACTGGACAAACATGCACCTGATCCGAGATCCGAATGACACGACGGACAATGCTGCCTGGGTTCCGCAAGAGACGCTTCCAGCTGGTATGGTGATTGGTAAAATCGGCCATGAAAATACGAATGGCACAGTCGGTTCAACCCAAAGCTATAACTTTGGTACGGATATCGTGTACATGGGGGATGTTTTTGGCAATGGTTCTAACTATGTTGCCTTTATGGATGCGGCATCTGCTCATACCGGTGCATCTTACCGGGGTTCCTGGTATTTCTATAAGATTCCAGATACCGGTTTGCCGAATGACTTCAGCATCGGTGATGTGGCCGACGAAGATTTAATTGTTATTGATAACATTGGTGCGGGGTATTTGAACCTCATCGCGAATGATGTGCTCGGAGACTTTGGTAGCAATGAGTACAAGCCGATTAGTCATAACATTGCCATGCTCGGTCATTTCGGTAGTGGTGAGCACACGGATATTGCCATTGCTTCTGCTGGTGATTCCCAGGGTGGGTCTAACGGTAAGGTATGGATACTCCATAGTGACAAAATCACTGATGACATGACGGTCGGTGTCAATGCTGATAATCCGAAGTTTAACACCGATGTAGGTTATGCCATTGTCAGTAAAGTCCAGGCTGGCCGAGGTGATAAAGGAGAAGGCTTTGGTCTGAATGTCATTGGCGGTTATGACATGAATCGCGATGGTACTCAGGATCTTATCATCAGCGATCCGTTGGCAATGAAGGATGGTAAATGTGTGGGTGCCGTCTATATCGTCTACGGCGGTCATCAAGCGGACTATCTGCAATACCTGGCTTCGTTGGGTACGGATGCGACGGGTGAGATTGATATACAGGTCATCCTGAATAACGGTTGGGGCGAGGTCCACTACGGAAGTGTTGATAATCAGAGGTTTGGTTGGTCGGTTGAAGTCGTTGATATGAACAACGATGGTGCACCGGATATGTTGGTAGGTGCTCCTTCGGAGTTGGGAACGGGCGCCACCAACACTGAAGGTGAAGCGACTAACCCGCAGTACAACGGCCAGGTGTACGTGGTTTACAACACCCATTCAGCCCCGGCTGAGGATGCCGCTCCGAGTTCTCGCAGCTACAGCTTGCCGGCTGATGAGCAAAACCATGACGATGGCGGTATCCCGCTGTTGCTGGATGGTGAACACCAGAACGTTGATCTGGCGGCCCTGACGGAGTCCCTGAAGGATACGCACAGCATCGATATGACTGACGGCAACAACACGCTGAAGGTGAATAACCAGACGCTGGATAGCTGGGAAGGCGCTGATGGTGATGCGCTGATTGTCAGCGGTGAGAATGGTCTGGTGCAGTTGACCGGTGGCATTGAGAACTGGCACAGCAACGGCACCGTGACCGTCGATGGTAAGGTTTATACGGAGTACCAGAGCAGCGGTATGGCGGAAGTACTGATTGAAGACAGGATTCACGTCAACATCCTGTAA
- a CDS encoding biofilm/acid-resistance regulator YmgB/AriR, which produces MQNTVTSNDQDITEFLKPAAYNAEVFAQIIGEILQTGMPVTNKAIISVLITRLEQESDVAQLNIYRQLLEKVVNKTPDDLAI; this is translated from the coding sequence ATGCAAAACACCGTAACCAGCAATGACCAGGATATAACCGAATTTTTAAAACCTGCGGCTTATAACGCAGAGGTCTTTGCTCAAATCATTGGCGAAATCCTGCAAACAGGTATGCCGGTGACCAATAAAGCCATTATCTCCGTACTGATCACCCGACTGGAGCAGGAAAGTGATGTGGCACAACTGAATATTTATCGTCAGTTGTTGGAGAAAGTGGTGAATAAAACACCTGACGATTTAGCCATTTAA